The Musa acuminata AAA Group cultivar baxijiao chromosome BXJ2-2, Cavendish_Baxijiao_AAA, whole genome shotgun sequence genome has a segment encoding these proteins:
- the LOC135606160 gene encoding transcription factor MYB3R-1-like isoform X1 — protein sequence MASDKGKNSVKGEASSSNAAHEGIGQEIQKQRSLNGRTTGPTRRSTKGQWTAEEDAILYKAVERFKGKNWKKIAECFPDRTDVQCLHRWQKVLNPELVKGPWSKEEDEIIIEMVKKFGPKKWSTIAQALPGRIGKQCRERWHNHLNPSINKEPWTQEEEIALIHAHQIYGNKWAELTKFLPGRTDNAIKNHWNSSVKKKLNSYLASGLLSQFKGLPNVESPTQVGNMQKNNDHGLKDRLEVEDSSECSQASTANVGWYQSDGELPNTVSVDDDIKLDGDSNRKEIQDSQLSMCTNEYYASMEEFARAVPEVQCEASTSANLLPEEMSEKVSDRMILDELPNDSSLEVSQKSFELTEASEHYSLCTRNNENASVLWSKFLDLKVPTFILNNDSRYEKQNNLLACETDGCNNNLYGLDVHQGTIQDYPIEFDTSNIVSLDYFSGINCQNSFGSEAGGSLGSCSNPIYPVSSSAVPGISYCNNLMAVVPPSYLCPSDEKLQRNSTHETREIFVGAHDSEVITCSYDGFAYSSCSSLCPNDSSIPNVCLLEDKEQEIGTPKHTHTEMMVSGTPDANHNITLSDGNPTLPAELQDSGALFYEPPRFPSLEIPFVSCDLIPSVDLQQAYSPLGIRQLMMSSVSCSKSYSLWDSPSHDESPDALLKSAAKSFMCTPSIMKKRQRELSSPMVEQRIDKKPGIEMPCGSLHSSPLSNTENSSMVNLNGAVVLNEISSGYAEGGFTSSDNQQKEPVLLDEDKENLCQSSGCATNGNINKEVKSSTDLSDKMTSSTVTISVAAKSDACSSRRRQASRILVERNANGQGLFSPHGKGHSMNASPGTGAKLLKVHSQRSSEKASNNGQIENSVESLPDVPAFFSPIASENKNLHSVSTKSVKSASLIHPSPFMFEKCSSTIDADIGHLNIFDDTPGIKRGIESPSAWKSPWFMNSLLPGNRISTDMFEDIGYFLSPGDRSYDAIGLMKQLSEHTAAVVSEAQEILRSGNPIKMPHEPKFDKKKFSEENVEPDKELDNQCVPSKIMAEARILDFSGCGTPVKRSENVKAGSTETSDISFMMSLSEFCILISLFCNGQFDSHSSAALSLSMLHYKNGFVKFQA from the exons ATGGCAAGTGACAAAGGAAAGAATTCTGTCAAAGGTGAAGCTTCTTCTTCCAACGCTGCTCATGAAGGGATTGGCCAAGAGATTCAGAAGCAAAGATCCTTAAATGG GAGAACCACCGGCCCAACACGGCGGTCAACCAAAGGACAGTGGACAGCTGAGGAG GATGCCATATTGTACAAAGCTGTTGAACGTTTTAAAGGAAAAAATTGGAAGAAAATAG CTGAATGTTTCCCAGATCGGACTGATGTTCAATGCCTACATAGATGGCAAAAGGTTTTAAATCCAGAGCTTGTGAAAGGGCCATGGTCAAAAGAG GAAGATGAAATCATAATTGAAATGGTAAAGAAGTTTGGACCAAAAAAATGGTCAACTATTGCACAAGCATTACCTGGGCGCATAGGGAAGCAATGCAGGGAAAG GTGGCATAATCATCTTAATCCTTCCATAAACAAGGAGCCCTGGACTCAAGAAGAGGAAATAGCGCTTATTCATGCTCATCAAATTTATGGAAATAAGTGGGCAGAATTGACAAAATTTTTACCAGGCCG GACGGACAATGCAATAAAGAACCACTGGAACAGCTCTGTGAAGAAGAAATTAAATTCATATTTGGCATCAGGACTACTTTCACAGTTTAAAGGCCTGCCTAATGTGGAAAGTCCTACCCAAGTAGGTAATATGCAAAAAAACAATGATCATGGTCTAAAGGACAGGCTAGAAGTTGAGGATTCATCAGAATGCAGCCAAGCTTCAACAGCCAATGTTGGTTGGTATCAATCTGATGGAGAACTACCAAATACAGTTTCAGTGGATGATGACATTAAGCTGGATGGTGATAGTAATAGAAAAGAGATTCAGGATTCTCAGTTGTCAATGTGCACTAATGAATATTATGCTTCTATGGAGGAATTTGCACGTGCTGTTCCTGAAGTACAATGTGAAGCTTCTACATCTGCAAACTTGCTACCTGAGGAAATGTCTGAAAAAGTATCTGATCGGATGATTTTGGATGAGTTGCCTAATGATTCTTCATTAGAAGTTTCCCAGAAGTCATTTGAGCTAACAGAAGCGTCGGAGCATTATAGCTTATGTACTAGAAATAATGAAAATGCATCTGTTTTGTGGTCAAAATTTTTAGACCTGAAAGTCCCAACTTTTATATTAAACAATGATTCAAGATATGAGAAGCAGAACAATCTTTTGGCATGTGAAACTGATGGCTGCAACAACAACCTTTATGGGTTAGATGTTCATCAGGGAACTATCCAAGATTATCCTATTGAATTTGATACTTCAAACATTGTAAGTTTGGATTATTTCTCTGGTATAAACTGCCAAAACTCTTTTGGTTCTGAAGCTGGTGGAAGTCTTGGTTCATGTTCAAACCCAATATATCCTGTCAGTTCATCAGCTGTTCCTGGAATTTCCTATTGTAACAATTTGATGGCTGTGGTACCTCCATCTTATCTCTGTCCAAGTGATGAGAAGCTACAGAGAAATTCTACTCATGAAACCAGAGAAATTTTTGTTGGAGCTCATGATTCAGAGGTCATTACATGTTCTTATGATGGCTTTGCTTATTCCAGTTGCTCTTCTTTATGTCCCAATGATAGCAGTATACCTAATGTCTGTCTTCTTGAGGATAAGGAGCAGGAAATTGGGACTCCAAAGCATACACATACAGAAATGATGGTTTCGGGTACTCCTGATGCCAATCACAACATTACATTATCAGATGGAAATCCAACTTTGCCAGCAGAATTGCAGGATTCTGGAGCTCTATTCTATGAACCTCCACGTTTCCCAAGCTTAGAGATTCCATTTGTTAGCTGTGATCTCATACCTTCTGTAGATCTTCAGCAGGCGTATAGTCCCCTAGGGATTCGTCAATTGATGATGTCCTCTGTGAGTTGTTCTAAatcatacagtctctgggattcaCCTTCTCATGATGAGTCGCCTGATGCTCTGTTAAAAAGTGCTGCCAAAAGTTTCATGTGTACACCATCCATTATGAAGAAACGACAACGTGAATTGTCATCACCTATGGTGGAACAGAGAATAGACAAGAAACCTGGTATAGAGATGCCCTGTGGGTCATTACACTCATCACCTTTAAGTAACACTGAGAATTCTTCTATGGTTAACTTGAATGGTGCAGTTGTGTTGAATGAAATTTCATCAGGTTATGCTGAGGGAGGTTTTACTTCTTCAGACAACCAGCAGAAGGAACCTGTTCTTTTGGATGAGGACAAAGAAAATTTATGTCAGTCTTCTGGTTGTGCAACAAATGGAAAtattaataaggaagtaaagtccTCGACTGACTTATCTGATAAAATGACATCATCTACAGTGACCATTAGTGTAGCAGCCAAATCTGATGCCTGTTCTTCAAGACGGAGA CAGGCATCTCGGATTCTAGTTGAACGCAATGCTAATGGCCAAGGACTTTTTTCTCCACATGGCAAAGGACATTCTATGAATGCATCACCAGGCACTGGTGCTAAATTATTGAAAGTTCACTCTCAAAGGAGCTCAGAGAAAGCATCGAACAATGGCCAAATAGAAAATTCTGTTGAATCTCTACCTGATGTCCCTGCCTTCTTTTCTCCTATTGCCAGTGAAAATAAGAACTTACATTCAGTGTCCACTAAATCAGTAAAATCTGCTTCATTGATCCATCCTTCACCTTTTATGTTTGAAAAATGCAGTTCAACAATTGATGCGGACATTGGACACTTGAACAT TTTTGATGATACCCCTGGCATCAAAAGGGGAATTGAATCTCCTTCAGCATGGAAATCACCTTGGTTTATGAACTCTCTCCTTCCAGGAAATAGAATCAGCACTGATATGTTTGAG GATATAGGATATTTCTTGAGCCCTGGTGATCGAAGCTATGATGCCATCGGGTTGATGAAGCAGTTAAGTGAGCATACTGCTGCTGTAGTTTCAGAGGCTCAAGAGATACTGAGAAGTGGAAACCCTATCAAGATGCCACACGAACCGAAATTTGACAAGAAGAAATTCTCAGAAGAAAATGTTGAACCTGACAAAGAGCTGGATAATCAGTGTGTACCATCAAAAATCATG GCTGAGGCCCGAATCCTTGATTTTAGTGGATGTGGCACACCTGTCAAGAGATCAGAAAATGTGAAAGCAGGCAGTACAGAGACATCT GATATTAGCTTCATGATGTCTCTCTCGGAATTCTGCATTTTAATCTCATTATTCTGCAATGGACAATTTGACTCACATAGTTCTGCTGCTCTTTCTCTCTCCATGTTACATTACAAAAATGGTTTTGTTAAGTTCCAAGCATGA
- the LOC135606160 gene encoding transcription factor MYB3R-1-like isoform X2: MASDKGKNSVKGEASSSNAAHEGIGQEIQKQRSLNGRTTGPTRRSTKGQWTAEEDAILYKAVERFKGKNWKKIAECFPDRTDVQCLHRWQKVLNPELVKGPWSKEEDEIIIEMVKKFGPKKWSTIAQALPGRIGKQCRERWHNHLNPSINKEPWTQEEEIALIHAHQIYGNKWAELTKFLPGRTDNAIKNHWNSSVKKKLNSYLASGLLSQFKGLPNVESPTQVGNMQKNNDHGLKDRLEVEDSSECSQASTANVGWYQSDGELPNTVSVDDDIKLDGDSNRKEIQDSQLSMCTNEYYASMEEFARAVPEVQCEASTSANLLPEEMSEKVSDRMILDELPNDSSLEVSQKSFELTEASEHYSLCTRNNENASVLWSKFLDLKVPTFILNNDSRYEKQNNLLACETDGCNNNLYGLDVHQGTIQDYPIEFDTSNIVSLDYFSGINCQNSFGSEAGGSLGSCSNPIYPVSSSAVPGISYCNNLMAVVPPSYLCPSDEKLQRNSTHETREIFVGAHDSEVITCSYDGFAYSSCSSLCPNDSSIPNVCLLEDKEQEIGTPKHTHTEMMVSGTPDANHNITLSDGNPTLPAELQDSGALFYEPPRFPSLEIPFVSCDLIPSVDLQQAYSPLGIRQLMMSSVSCSKSYSLWDSPSHDESPDALLKSAAKSFMCTPSIMKKRQRELSSPMVEQRIDKKPGIEMPCGSLHSSPLSNTENSSMVNLNGAVVLNEISSGYAEGGFTSSDNQQKEPVLLDEDKENLCQSSGCATNGNINKEVKSSTDLSDKMTSSTVTISVAAKSDACSSRRRASRILVERNANGQGLFSPHGKGHSMNASPGTGAKLLKVHSQRSSEKASNNGQIENSVESLPDVPAFFSPIASENKNLHSVSTKSVKSASLIHPSPFMFEKCSSTIDADIGHLNIFDDTPGIKRGIESPSAWKSPWFMNSLLPGNRISTDMFEDIGYFLSPGDRSYDAIGLMKQLSEHTAAVVSEAQEILRSGNPIKMPHEPKFDKKKFSEENVEPDKELDNQCVPSKIMAEARILDFSGCGTPVKRSENVKAGSTETSDISFMMSLSEFCILISLFCNGQFDSHSSAALSLSMLHYKNGFVKFQA; this comes from the exons ATGGCAAGTGACAAAGGAAAGAATTCTGTCAAAGGTGAAGCTTCTTCTTCCAACGCTGCTCATGAAGGGATTGGCCAAGAGATTCAGAAGCAAAGATCCTTAAATGG GAGAACCACCGGCCCAACACGGCGGTCAACCAAAGGACAGTGGACAGCTGAGGAG GATGCCATATTGTACAAAGCTGTTGAACGTTTTAAAGGAAAAAATTGGAAGAAAATAG CTGAATGTTTCCCAGATCGGACTGATGTTCAATGCCTACATAGATGGCAAAAGGTTTTAAATCCAGAGCTTGTGAAAGGGCCATGGTCAAAAGAG GAAGATGAAATCATAATTGAAATGGTAAAGAAGTTTGGACCAAAAAAATGGTCAACTATTGCACAAGCATTACCTGGGCGCATAGGGAAGCAATGCAGGGAAAG GTGGCATAATCATCTTAATCCTTCCATAAACAAGGAGCCCTGGACTCAAGAAGAGGAAATAGCGCTTATTCATGCTCATCAAATTTATGGAAATAAGTGGGCAGAATTGACAAAATTTTTACCAGGCCG GACGGACAATGCAATAAAGAACCACTGGAACAGCTCTGTGAAGAAGAAATTAAATTCATATTTGGCATCAGGACTACTTTCACAGTTTAAAGGCCTGCCTAATGTGGAAAGTCCTACCCAAGTAGGTAATATGCAAAAAAACAATGATCATGGTCTAAAGGACAGGCTAGAAGTTGAGGATTCATCAGAATGCAGCCAAGCTTCAACAGCCAATGTTGGTTGGTATCAATCTGATGGAGAACTACCAAATACAGTTTCAGTGGATGATGACATTAAGCTGGATGGTGATAGTAATAGAAAAGAGATTCAGGATTCTCAGTTGTCAATGTGCACTAATGAATATTATGCTTCTATGGAGGAATTTGCACGTGCTGTTCCTGAAGTACAATGTGAAGCTTCTACATCTGCAAACTTGCTACCTGAGGAAATGTCTGAAAAAGTATCTGATCGGATGATTTTGGATGAGTTGCCTAATGATTCTTCATTAGAAGTTTCCCAGAAGTCATTTGAGCTAACAGAAGCGTCGGAGCATTATAGCTTATGTACTAGAAATAATGAAAATGCATCTGTTTTGTGGTCAAAATTTTTAGACCTGAAAGTCCCAACTTTTATATTAAACAATGATTCAAGATATGAGAAGCAGAACAATCTTTTGGCATGTGAAACTGATGGCTGCAACAACAACCTTTATGGGTTAGATGTTCATCAGGGAACTATCCAAGATTATCCTATTGAATTTGATACTTCAAACATTGTAAGTTTGGATTATTTCTCTGGTATAAACTGCCAAAACTCTTTTGGTTCTGAAGCTGGTGGAAGTCTTGGTTCATGTTCAAACCCAATATATCCTGTCAGTTCATCAGCTGTTCCTGGAATTTCCTATTGTAACAATTTGATGGCTGTGGTACCTCCATCTTATCTCTGTCCAAGTGATGAGAAGCTACAGAGAAATTCTACTCATGAAACCAGAGAAATTTTTGTTGGAGCTCATGATTCAGAGGTCATTACATGTTCTTATGATGGCTTTGCTTATTCCAGTTGCTCTTCTTTATGTCCCAATGATAGCAGTATACCTAATGTCTGTCTTCTTGAGGATAAGGAGCAGGAAATTGGGACTCCAAAGCATACACATACAGAAATGATGGTTTCGGGTACTCCTGATGCCAATCACAACATTACATTATCAGATGGAAATCCAACTTTGCCAGCAGAATTGCAGGATTCTGGAGCTCTATTCTATGAACCTCCACGTTTCCCAAGCTTAGAGATTCCATTTGTTAGCTGTGATCTCATACCTTCTGTAGATCTTCAGCAGGCGTATAGTCCCCTAGGGATTCGTCAATTGATGATGTCCTCTGTGAGTTGTTCTAAatcatacagtctctgggattcaCCTTCTCATGATGAGTCGCCTGATGCTCTGTTAAAAAGTGCTGCCAAAAGTTTCATGTGTACACCATCCATTATGAAGAAACGACAACGTGAATTGTCATCACCTATGGTGGAACAGAGAATAGACAAGAAACCTGGTATAGAGATGCCCTGTGGGTCATTACACTCATCACCTTTAAGTAACACTGAGAATTCTTCTATGGTTAACTTGAATGGTGCAGTTGTGTTGAATGAAATTTCATCAGGTTATGCTGAGGGAGGTTTTACTTCTTCAGACAACCAGCAGAAGGAACCTGTTCTTTTGGATGAGGACAAAGAAAATTTATGTCAGTCTTCTGGTTGTGCAACAAATGGAAAtattaataaggaagtaaagtccTCGACTGACTTATCTGATAAAATGACATCATCTACAGTGACCATTAGTGTAGCAGCCAAATCTGATGCCTGTTCTTCAAGACGGAGA GCATCTCGGATTCTAGTTGAACGCAATGCTAATGGCCAAGGACTTTTTTCTCCACATGGCAAAGGACATTCTATGAATGCATCACCAGGCACTGGTGCTAAATTATTGAAAGTTCACTCTCAAAGGAGCTCAGAGAAAGCATCGAACAATGGCCAAATAGAAAATTCTGTTGAATCTCTACCTGATGTCCCTGCCTTCTTTTCTCCTATTGCCAGTGAAAATAAGAACTTACATTCAGTGTCCACTAAATCAGTAAAATCTGCTTCATTGATCCATCCTTCACCTTTTATGTTTGAAAAATGCAGTTCAACAATTGATGCGGACATTGGACACTTGAACAT TTTTGATGATACCCCTGGCATCAAAAGGGGAATTGAATCTCCTTCAGCATGGAAATCACCTTGGTTTATGAACTCTCTCCTTCCAGGAAATAGAATCAGCACTGATATGTTTGAG GATATAGGATATTTCTTGAGCCCTGGTGATCGAAGCTATGATGCCATCGGGTTGATGAAGCAGTTAAGTGAGCATACTGCTGCTGTAGTTTCAGAGGCTCAAGAGATACTGAGAAGTGGAAACCCTATCAAGATGCCACACGAACCGAAATTTGACAAGAAGAAATTCTCAGAAGAAAATGTTGAACCTGACAAAGAGCTGGATAATCAGTGTGTACCATCAAAAATCATG GCTGAGGCCCGAATCCTTGATTTTAGTGGATGTGGCACACCTGTCAAGAGATCAGAAAATGTGAAAGCAGGCAGTACAGAGACATCT GATATTAGCTTCATGATGTCTCTCTCGGAATTCTGCATTTTAATCTCATTATTCTGCAATGGACAATTTGACTCACATAGTTCTGCTGCTCTTTCTCTCTCCATGTTACATTACAAAAATGGTTTTGTTAAGTTCCAAGCATGA
- the LOC135606160 gene encoding transcription factor MYB3R-1-like isoform X4 — MASDKGKNSVKGEASSSNAAHEGIGQEIQKQRSLNGRTTGPTRRSTKGQWTAEEDAILYKAVERFKGKNWKKIAECFPDRTDVQCLHRWQKVLNPELVKGPWSKEEDEIIIEMVKKFGPKKWSTIAQALPGRIGKQCRERWHNHLNPSINKEPWTQEEEIALIHAHQIYGNKWAELTKFLPGRTDNAIKNHWNSSVKKKLNSYLASGLLSQFKGLPNVESPTQVGNMQKNNDHGLKDRLEVEDSSECSQASTANVGWYQSDGELPNTVSVDDDIKLDGDSNRKEIQDSQLSMCTNEYYASMEEFARAVPEVQCEASTSANLLPEEMSEKVSDRMILDELPNDSSLEVSQKSFELTEASEHYSLCTRNNENASVLWSKFLDLKVPTFILNNDSRYEKQNNLLACETDGCNNNLYGLDVHQGTIQDYPIEFDTSNIVSLDYFSGINCQNSFGSEAGGSLGSCSNPIYPVSSSAVPGISYCNNLMAVVPPSYLCPSDEKLQRNSTHETREIFVGAHDSEVITCSYDGFAYSSCSSLCPNDSSIPNVCLLEDKEQEIGTPKHTHTEMMVSGTPDANHNITLSDGNPTLPAELQDSGALFYEPPRFPSLEIPFVSCDLIPSVDLQQAYSPLGIRQLMMSSVSCSKSYSLWDSPSHDESPDALLKSAAKSFMCTPSIMKKRQRELSSPMVEQRIDKKPGIEMPCGSLHSSPLSNTENSSMVNLNGAVVLNEISSGYAEGGFTSSDNQQKEPVLLDEDKENLCQSSGCATNGNINKEVKSSTDLSDKMTSSTVTISVAAKSDACSSRRRQASRILVERNANGQGLFSPHGKGHSMNASPGTGAKLLKVHSQRSSEKASNNGQIENSVESLPDVPAFFSPIASENKNLHSVSTKSVKSASLIHPSPFMFEKCSSTIDADIGHLNIFDDTPGIKRGIESPSAWKSPWFMNSLLPGNRISTDMFEDIGYFLSPGDRSYDAIGLMKQLSEHTAAVVSEAQEILRSGNPIKMPHEPKFDKKKFSEENVEPDKELDNQCVPSKIMAEARILDFSGCGTPVKRSENVKAGSTETSLSCRILAS; from the exons ATGGCAAGTGACAAAGGAAAGAATTCTGTCAAAGGTGAAGCTTCTTCTTCCAACGCTGCTCATGAAGGGATTGGCCAAGAGATTCAGAAGCAAAGATCCTTAAATGG GAGAACCACCGGCCCAACACGGCGGTCAACCAAAGGACAGTGGACAGCTGAGGAG GATGCCATATTGTACAAAGCTGTTGAACGTTTTAAAGGAAAAAATTGGAAGAAAATAG CTGAATGTTTCCCAGATCGGACTGATGTTCAATGCCTACATAGATGGCAAAAGGTTTTAAATCCAGAGCTTGTGAAAGGGCCATGGTCAAAAGAG GAAGATGAAATCATAATTGAAATGGTAAAGAAGTTTGGACCAAAAAAATGGTCAACTATTGCACAAGCATTACCTGGGCGCATAGGGAAGCAATGCAGGGAAAG GTGGCATAATCATCTTAATCCTTCCATAAACAAGGAGCCCTGGACTCAAGAAGAGGAAATAGCGCTTATTCATGCTCATCAAATTTATGGAAATAAGTGGGCAGAATTGACAAAATTTTTACCAGGCCG GACGGACAATGCAATAAAGAACCACTGGAACAGCTCTGTGAAGAAGAAATTAAATTCATATTTGGCATCAGGACTACTTTCACAGTTTAAAGGCCTGCCTAATGTGGAAAGTCCTACCCAAGTAGGTAATATGCAAAAAAACAATGATCATGGTCTAAAGGACAGGCTAGAAGTTGAGGATTCATCAGAATGCAGCCAAGCTTCAACAGCCAATGTTGGTTGGTATCAATCTGATGGAGAACTACCAAATACAGTTTCAGTGGATGATGACATTAAGCTGGATGGTGATAGTAATAGAAAAGAGATTCAGGATTCTCAGTTGTCAATGTGCACTAATGAATATTATGCTTCTATGGAGGAATTTGCACGTGCTGTTCCTGAAGTACAATGTGAAGCTTCTACATCTGCAAACTTGCTACCTGAGGAAATGTCTGAAAAAGTATCTGATCGGATGATTTTGGATGAGTTGCCTAATGATTCTTCATTAGAAGTTTCCCAGAAGTCATTTGAGCTAACAGAAGCGTCGGAGCATTATAGCTTATGTACTAGAAATAATGAAAATGCATCTGTTTTGTGGTCAAAATTTTTAGACCTGAAAGTCCCAACTTTTATATTAAACAATGATTCAAGATATGAGAAGCAGAACAATCTTTTGGCATGTGAAACTGATGGCTGCAACAACAACCTTTATGGGTTAGATGTTCATCAGGGAACTATCCAAGATTATCCTATTGAATTTGATACTTCAAACATTGTAAGTTTGGATTATTTCTCTGGTATAAACTGCCAAAACTCTTTTGGTTCTGAAGCTGGTGGAAGTCTTGGTTCATGTTCAAACCCAATATATCCTGTCAGTTCATCAGCTGTTCCTGGAATTTCCTATTGTAACAATTTGATGGCTGTGGTACCTCCATCTTATCTCTGTCCAAGTGATGAGAAGCTACAGAGAAATTCTACTCATGAAACCAGAGAAATTTTTGTTGGAGCTCATGATTCAGAGGTCATTACATGTTCTTATGATGGCTTTGCTTATTCCAGTTGCTCTTCTTTATGTCCCAATGATAGCAGTATACCTAATGTCTGTCTTCTTGAGGATAAGGAGCAGGAAATTGGGACTCCAAAGCATACACATACAGAAATGATGGTTTCGGGTACTCCTGATGCCAATCACAACATTACATTATCAGATGGAAATCCAACTTTGCCAGCAGAATTGCAGGATTCTGGAGCTCTATTCTATGAACCTCCACGTTTCCCAAGCTTAGAGATTCCATTTGTTAGCTGTGATCTCATACCTTCTGTAGATCTTCAGCAGGCGTATAGTCCCCTAGGGATTCGTCAATTGATGATGTCCTCTGTGAGTTGTTCTAAatcatacagtctctgggattcaCCTTCTCATGATGAGTCGCCTGATGCTCTGTTAAAAAGTGCTGCCAAAAGTTTCATGTGTACACCATCCATTATGAAGAAACGACAACGTGAATTGTCATCACCTATGGTGGAACAGAGAATAGACAAGAAACCTGGTATAGAGATGCCCTGTGGGTCATTACACTCATCACCTTTAAGTAACACTGAGAATTCTTCTATGGTTAACTTGAATGGTGCAGTTGTGTTGAATGAAATTTCATCAGGTTATGCTGAGGGAGGTTTTACTTCTTCAGACAACCAGCAGAAGGAACCTGTTCTTTTGGATGAGGACAAAGAAAATTTATGTCAGTCTTCTGGTTGTGCAACAAATGGAAAtattaataaggaagtaaagtccTCGACTGACTTATCTGATAAAATGACATCATCTACAGTGACCATTAGTGTAGCAGCCAAATCTGATGCCTGTTCTTCAAGACGGAGA CAGGCATCTCGGATTCTAGTTGAACGCAATGCTAATGGCCAAGGACTTTTTTCTCCACATGGCAAAGGACATTCTATGAATGCATCACCAGGCACTGGTGCTAAATTATTGAAAGTTCACTCTCAAAGGAGCTCAGAGAAAGCATCGAACAATGGCCAAATAGAAAATTCTGTTGAATCTCTACCTGATGTCCCTGCCTTCTTTTCTCCTATTGCCAGTGAAAATAAGAACTTACATTCAGTGTCCACTAAATCAGTAAAATCTGCTTCATTGATCCATCCTTCACCTTTTATGTTTGAAAAATGCAGTTCAACAATTGATGCGGACATTGGACACTTGAACAT TTTTGATGATACCCCTGGCATCAAAAGGGGAATTGAATCTCCTTCAGCATGGAAATCACCTTGGTTTATGAACTCTCTCCTTCCAGGAAATAGAATCAGCACTGATATGTTTGAG GATATAGGATATTTCTTGAGCCCTGGTGATCGAAGCTATGATGCCATCGGGTTGATGAAGCAGTTAAGTGAGCATACTGCTGCTGTAGTTTCAGAGGCTCAAGAGATACTGAGAAGTGGAAACCCTATCAAGATGCCACACGAACCGAAATTTGACAAGAAGAAATTCTCAGAAGAAAATGTTGAACCTGACAAAGAGCTGGATAATCAGTGTGTACCATCAAAAATCATG GCTGAGGCCCGAATCCTTGATTTTAGTGGATGTGGCACACCTGTCAAGAGATCAGAAAATGTGAAAGCAGGCAGTACAGAGACATCT CTTTCTTGCAGGATATTAGCTTCATGA